The Candidatus Woesearchaeota archaeon genome segment TTAATGAAGGCGGTGTTGAAACGATGTATAACGGTGCAACTGGCGAACCATATCATGTAAAGATTTTTATCGGACCTATGTATTATTTACGTCTAAAACATCAAGTAAGAAACAAAATCCATTCACGTGCTCGTGGTCCAATTCAGCTACTTACCAGACAACCTACGGAAGGTCGTCTTAAAGAAGGTGGTCTACGATTAGGGGAAATGGAGAAAGATACGTTTGTTGCTCACGGGGCAAGTTTACTGCTTAAGGAACGATTTGATTCTGATAAAACAATACTTCCTATCTCTGAAGAAACAGGTATTATTGCAGTACACGATACTCGACGAGACAAATATTATTGTCCGATTACTGGCGAGAACGCGGAAATTAACAACATTGAACTCTCCTATGCTTTCAAGTTAATTCTTGATGAGTTCAAATCACTCTGTTTATATCCTAAACTAGAGTTGACATCAAAATACTAGGTGACAGAAATGGACGAACAATTTACTTTCAAAAAAGTTGGCGCAATCACATTTGGAATCATGAGTCCTCAATTTATTAAGGGCATGTCCAGCGCAAAGATTGTCACACCTGAACTCTATGATAAAGAAGGTTATCCTGTTGATGGAGGCCTTATGGATGTTCGATTAGGTGTCATTGACCCCGGTCTTAAATGTAAAACATGCGGTTTAAAACTTAAAGAATGCCCTGGTCACTTCAGTTACATCGAAGTAGCGCGACCAGTTGTTCACATTAAATTTGTTGAACTTGCGCTTGATTTACTACGACTAACCTGTAAAGATTGTGGAAGAATTCTTATTCCTGAAACTAAAATTCAAGAAGTTAAAGACGAACTTGATAAAATCAGTGAATTCGGAACTGATACTGAAAGACGTAATTTTCTTAAAGAAATGATAGCAACAATGAAAACAGTTACTAAATGTCCTCATTGTAGTGCAAAGCAGCAAAAAATTAAACTTGAAAAACCTACAACATTTCTTGAAGATGAAAAAAGAATCAGTCCTATTGAAATTAGAACACGATTTGAAAAAATTAGCAATGAGGATTTAAAAGTCATCGGCATAAATCCCGTAACAGCAAGACCTGAATGGACTATTCTTACAGTGCTTCCTATTCCTCCAGTCACCATGCGTCCTAGTATTACGCTAGAGTCTGGTGAACGAAGTGAAGATGACTTAACACACAAATTAGGAGATATTGTTCGTATTAATCAACGATTATTTGAAAACATTAATGCTGGTGCTCCAGAAATTATTGTTGAAGATTTATGGGATTTATTGCAATATCATGTGACAACATTTTTTGATAATGATGTATCGCAACTTCCTCCAGCACGTCATCGTAGTGGTCAACCATTAAAAACATTAACAGCACGTGTAAAATCTAAAGAGGGTCGTATCAGACATAATCTTGCTGGTAAACGTACAAACTTTAGTGCTCGTGCAGTTATTAGTCCTGATCCAAAATTAGAGATTAATGAAGTTGGTGTTCCAAGAAACTTTTCTATGAAACTCACTGTTCCTGAGAAAATTACTGATTGGAATATAGATTATTTGAAAAAATTTGTTGAACGCGGTCCTGATGAATATCCTGGTGCAAATTATATTGTTCGCCCAGATGGACGTAGAAAACGCATTACTGATGAAACAAAAGAACAACTTTTAGAAGAACTTGAACCAGGTCTTATTGTCGAAAGACATTTAATGGATGGAGATGTAGTATTATTTAATCGTCAACCATCATTGCACAAAATGAGTATGATGTGTCATAAAGTGCGTGTTCTTGACGGATTAACTCTTCGACTTAATCCCGCTGTATGTGCACCTTATAACGCAGACTTTGATGGTGATGAGATGAACTTACATGTTCCTCAAACAGAAGAATCTCGGGCTGAAGCAGAGCTTCTTATGCAAGTACAAACGCAACTAATTAGTCCTCGTTATGGCCTTTCTATTATTGGTTGTAACCAAGATGCAATTAGTGGAAATTACTTGTTAACAAACAATAATTTCAAGACATCTCATGAAGAAGCTGTTGATATATTAATGGCTATTGGTGAAACAGATTTTTCCAATCTTCCTAAGAAAAAAGAAGTAAGCGGTAAAGAAATTTTTAGCACATTACTTCCTAAGGATTTAAGTTTTAGCGCACCAAACAAAAATTATAAAGAACACCCTGAAGATCCTGAAAGCATGGTTATCATTAAGAATGGCAGCTTAACTCAAGGTGTTTTAGATAAAAATAATCTTGGTGAAGGAAGCGGTCTGCTTTTGCGGCAAATCCATAAACTTTACGGTCCTGAAGATACCGTTATGTTCCTTGGTAAAATTTATCGCTTAGGAATTGAAGTGTTATTTCGCTTAGGATTCACAACAGGTATTGCAGATACTGATCTTTCTGATGAGGGTAACTCGCAAGTGCAAAAAACCATTAAACAAGCTGAAAAAGATGCTGATAAACTTATTGAGCAATTTAAAGCAGGAACACTTGAAGCACTTCCAGGACATAGCGAAGCAGAAACTCTTGAGCTCAAATTACTTAGTGTTTTAAATAAAGCTCGTAACGATGCAGGTAATATTGTCGGCGAGACTGCTCGACAATCTAACACCATGGACATGCTTAAGTCTGGTGCCCGAGGTAATATTATTAACATGGCTCAGATGAGCGCACTTGTTGGACAGCAAGACCTTCGTGGTGGAAGAGTAAACAAAGGTTTTCACAATAGAACATTATCTTGTTTTAAAGAAGGAGATCTTAGTGGAGACGCCCATGGCTTTATTAGAAATGGTTTTAAATCAGGTCTTAAGCCTCATGAAGCATTCTTTATGGCTATGACTGGTCGGGATTCTCTAATGGATACTGCGCTTCGAACGCCAAAGAGCGGATATTTATACAGAAGACTTGCAAATGCTATGCAAGACTTAAAAATTGAATACGATTACACTGTTCGTGATGCATCAGGTAAACTGGTACAATTCATATTTGGTGAAGATGGTGTTGATGTTTCCAAAAGTGAAGGAGGCATTATTAACGTAAAAAAAATCGTAGGCGAGGTCTTGGAGGAATAAAAATGGAAAAACTAATTGATGAATACAAATCCTTGCTTCCTGAGAAAATTATTAGAGAACTTAAGGAAATTATTCCCGATAAAACTTCTGCTGCTAAGCAAAAAAAGATTTTTGAAGCGGTTTACAAAGAATATCGAAATTCTCTTGCTGAGCCAGGGGAAAGCGTGGGTGTTGTAAGCGCTGAAAGTATCGGTGAGCCATCTACACAAATGACACTAAACACATTCCACCTTGCAGGTGTATCTGAAGTAAAAGTGACTACAGGTCTTCCTCGAATTATTGAAGTTTTAGATGGTCGAAAAACTATTTCAACTGCATCAACAGAAATTTATCTAAAACCGCCTTATAATAGCGGTAAAGATATTACTAAAATCGCAAGTCAAATTCGAGAAACAACATTTAAGCGATATATTAAAGAAATTGATATTAACATTAGTTCTGCATCATTGCAAGTGCTGCTCGATATGAAGCGGGTTCAAGATGCTGAGCTTACCACCAAACATATTGCAAAAGTTTTAGAAAAAAGTGTGAAAGGTTACACATTTAAAGAAGAAAAAGAGGCCAGCATTACTATTAAAGCAGCTAAAGAAGATAACATTAATGATTTATACAAACTTAAAGAAATTATTAAAGACATCTACGTAAACGGTATTAAAGGCATAACACAAGTTATTCCTGTAAAACGTGATGAAGAACATGTTATTGTTACTGCAGGAAGTAATATGAAAGAAATTCTCAAACTTGAATACATTGATAAAACTCGAACCGTTTCAAACGATTTATATGAAGTAGAAAAATATATGGGTATTGAAGCAGCAAGACAACTTATTATTAATGAAATCAACAAAGTTCTTGACACGCAAGGTATTCCTATCGATATACGACACATTATGCTTGTTGCAGATACTATGACCATGAGTGGTCACGTTCTTGGTATTAACAGATACGGTATTGTTAAGGAAAAACCTAGTGTGCTTGCTCGAGCAAGTTTTGAAACACCTATTCGTCATCTTATCAGTGCAGCGCTTGCTGGAGAACGAGATGACTTAAATAGTGTTATTGAAAATGTTATGCTTAATCAGCCAATCCCTGTTGGTACGGGCCTTCCAGGTCTTGTTACTGCAGGAATTTTAAATCCGGATGAGCATAAAATAGTCAAGAAAACAAAAGCAGCAGCTAAGGCAAAATAAATTTATTTTTTCTTTTTACGTTTTAATTTCTTTTTTCTAAATTCTCTAAAACTATTAGTTTAATAAAAACAATTATTCCTCTTCACTATCCTCTTGATTAATTTTAATTGCTTTTCCAAAGACTATCGCATCCGCTAATTTCTTTCGAGCTGATAAGATAAGTCGATGAAAAGTAGGCTGAGAAATAACCATTTTATCTGCACATTCTTTTTGTTCTAAACCCAAGGAATCTTTTAATCTAATTGCTTCAAATTCAGCTAAAGTTAACTCTATTTTTTCTAAATCTCTTGCTCGTATTCCTGCGGGTTTAAAGTATGAAGAGTTTGGGCTTCCCCGCACTCTTCGCATTTTCAATGGTCTTGGAGCCATTTATTCTTGTTCCTTGTTTTTTTCTGGTTCTGAATAACCAGCTTTAGACCAATTTCCTCGTCCTTGGCCACGTGGTTGCCCACAACGGCCATTTCCTTGTCCTCGTCCACAACGTCTTCCTAATCCTCTACCTCGTTCTTGGTTTTGTCCTTGGTCTTGTGCTCCTGCACAATTACCTAGTTGTCGTCCTGTTTTAGACCCTTCTCCTCGTGGACCTGTTCCATCTTTATTTGGCATACTATTCCTCCACTCAATCACTGAGTTATGAATATAAATTCATAATACTATATAAACATTTCGTTTAAAATTATAAAAACCAATAAAAATAGCTCAGCCACAGTCTAAAACTAATTTAAAACTAACCATACTCAAAAAAGCAAAAAAATTAACCTAGAAAGTCAAAAAGCTCAAAAAAATGAACAAAATAAAAAATTAAGAAAAATTAATAGTTCGAATCTATTAAATCAGCAAAATCTTCAGTTAATAAAATAGTATTTGTTCGGCCTCGCTCTTCTTTTACAACAATACCTCGAGCTACAAG includes the following:
- a CDS encoding DNA-directed RNA polymerase subunit A' produces the protein MDEQFTFKKVGAITFGIMSPQFIKGMSSAKIVTPELYDKEGYPVDGGLMDVRLGVIDPGLKCKTCGLKLKECPGHFSYIEVARPVVHIKFVELALDLLRLTCKDCGRILIPETKIQEVKDELDKISEFGTDTERRNFLKEMIATMKTVTKCPHCSAKQQKIKLEKPTTFLEDEKRISPIEIRTRFEKISNEDLKVIGINPVTARPEWTILTVLPIPPVTMRPSITLESGERSEDDLTHKLGDIVRINQRLFENINAGAPEIIVEDLWDLLQYHVTTFFDNDVSQLPPARHRSGQPLKTLTARVKSKEGRIRHNLAGKRTNFSARAVISPDPKLEINEVGVPRNFSMKLTVPEKITDWNIDYLKKFVERGPDEYPGANYIVRPDGRRKRITDETKEQLLEELEPGLIVERHLMDGDVVLFNRQPSLHKMSMMCHKVRVLDGLTLRLNPAVCAPYNADFDGDEMNLHVPQTEESRAEAELLMQVQTQLISPRYGLSIIGCNQDAISGNYLLTNNNFKTSHEEAVDILMAIGETDFSNLPKKKEVSGKEIFSTLLPKDLSFSAPNKNYKEHPEDPESMVIIKNGSLTQGVLDKNNLGEGSGLLLRQIHKLYGPEDTVMFLGKIYRLGIEVLFRLGFTTGIADTDLSDEGNSQVQKTIKQAEKDADKLIEQFKAGTLEALPGHSEAETLELKLLSVLNKARNDAGNIVGETARQSNTMDMLKSGARGNIINMAQMSALVGQQDLRGGRVNKGFHNRTLSCFKEGDLSGDAHGFIRNGFKSGLKPHEAFFMAMTGRDSLMDTALRTPKSGYLYRRLANAMQDLKIEYDYTVRDASGKLVQFIFGEDGVDVSKSEGGIINVKKIVGEVLEE
- a CDS encoding DNA-directed RNA polymerase subunit A'' (DNA-dependent RNA polymerase catalyzes the transcription of DNA into RNA using the four ribonucleoside triphosphates as substrates) translates to MEKLIDEYKSLLPEKIIRELKEIIPDKTSAAKQKKIFEAVYKEYRNSLAEPGESVGVVSAESIGEPSTQMTLNTFHLAGVSEVKVTTGLPRIIEVLDGRKTISTASTEIYLKPPYNSGKDITKIASQIRETTFKRYIKEIDINISSASLQVLLDMKRVQDAELTTKHIAKVLEKSVKGYTFKEEKEASITIKAAKEDNINDLYKLKEIIKDIYVNGIKGITQVIPVKRDEEHVIVTAGSNMKEILKLEYIDKTRTVSNDLYEVEKYMGIEAARQLIINEINKVLDTQGIPIDIRHIMLVADTMTMSGHVLGINRYGIVKEKPSVLARASFETPIRHLISAALAGERDDLNSVIENVMLNQPIPVGTGLPGLVTAGILNPDEHKIVKKTKAAAKAK
- a CDS encoding DUF5320 domain-containing protein, which gives rise to MPNKDGTGPRGEGSKTGRQLGNCAGAQDQGQNQERGRGLGRRCGRGQGNGRCGQPRGQGRGNWSKAGYSEPEKNKEQE
- a CDS encoding DUF134 domain-containing protein produces the protein MAPRPLKMRRVRGSPNSSYFKPAGIRARDLEKIELTLAEFEAIRLKDSLGLEQKECADKMVISQPTFHRLILSARKKLADAIVFGKAIKINQEDSEEE